TTATATTCCGAAGTGTGCCAAATTATTGTGTCATGTGGCCGTTTCTTCCTATGACCATACCTGGCTATCATAGATAATAAGAGGTGTGCATAATGATCTTAAGTTTGTATTGGATGAATCCATTTAGGAGATTTTCTTATTTTTCCCTTTAATGAGTTATTTGCTTGCTAAATTAATAAATCCCGATGCTCCGTTTCGCAAAATTAAACTTATAAAATTTACGGCTTTTGGCCATTTATATAGGTATTTATTTTTGTCTGTGCGGGCGTGTGCTTGCATGCATAAATTGCATCCTTTCATATGTGTGTTTTCCAACATGCTTTTTTGGTTGAATGTTCACTATGTTATCTATATGGCGTTGATCTTAAAGTTTTATATTTCATTTTGCTTACAGATCAATACATGTAATTCATTTTACTGTGACCAGTTCACACCAAATTCCCCAAACAAGCCAAAAATTTGGACAGAGAATTGGCCTGGATGGTAATTATATATCTCGAACAGTTATTCTCTTCTTATTAATCGCTTCATTTTTTTTACGAAAAAGGTAGAAGTCCACCCTATTTCTTATTAATCATATTTTGTTAGTTTAGAGTTCAAAATTGTTCTGTTCATAAGCTTATTGCAGTCATCTTGGCAACAAAAAGATAATTTATTATGCTTtacattatttttattattattcttttaCACATGGGCTTGAATTTGAGAGTTTATAACTTTGTTAAACAGcataaatttattgaaaataaacATGACCATCGGTTTTGTGAGTAAGAATCATCTTTGGAGACAGGCAGCTGTCGCCATTTCCATCTAAGGTCATAACTTCTATTCGAGATAATCTGGAGAGGAGGTACAAATAAGATCTGGCTATAAGGTAATACTCTTGTTTTAGGTAAGGTAGGCTGTATAACTAGGGTTCCTCTGAGGGGTGACTGACTTGTCAACATAGGTTGATCAGGTTGCCACCAGTTAACATGTTGTTAGAGATAAAAGGAATGGGCAACTAATTTTCCTTCAGAAAAAATGATGCAGATGTTAGGCATAAGGTTGGACTTCCTACTAGGGCTACTTTGCACTTAATATTTACAAGAATTGCATTGTGGAACTCAATTTTTGTGCCGGAGCAAGGACAGTGACAGGCAAGGTTCCTTAAAGGGCAACCTAGGTATCAGGTATAAGGTGTGTGAAACAACATGTTGGTTTGGTTGGTCATACACATTGGTTTCCAAATTTGTTAATAAGTGTTAGTCTTTGCAGGCTTCAAAGTTAAATAGTTACAATGAAGATGCTTAAATACAAGATCGTTAAAGGGCAACCTAGGTATCAGGTATAAGGTGTGTGAAACAACATGTAGGTTTGGTTGGTCATGCACATTGGTTTCCAAATATGTTAATAAGTGTTAGTCTTTGTAGGCTTCAAAGTTAAATAGTTACAATGACAGGTAAGGTTCCTTAAAGGGCAACCTAGGTATCAGGTATAAGGTGTGTGAAACAACATGTAGGTTTGGTTGGTCATACACATTGGTTTCCAAATTTGTTGATAAGTGTTAGTCTTTGTAGGCTTCAAAGTTAAATAGTTACAATGAAGATGCTTAAATACAAGATCCAAAAGAAATGTGGTTTTCTAGTTTCTAGGTTGATTATACTGGTTCCATATAAAGAAAAAGTTGATGTGCTTATTAGCATCATTAACCCATGCAAGTATGCATGTTCATGAATAGCATTCTTTAATGATTCGTGAAAAGAGTATTTGACTTTCCCTTTTGAACTTGCTTTGTTGCTCATGGACCCAATTTTGCTTATATTTCCAAAAAAAGGGCATCCTAGCATATGAGTATTGGAATtctgggtttggtgcatgcatatgtgtttcaaaatttttattttctaaacaccgtagtggagaataagattaaaatacttttaatctgaattttgtatgcataaaaatataaaaccacatggatctattttatatgctgaaattgatatatgctgaaattcagattgtgatcaaatcacatacctgtttcacaatttctttcttcaaaactagatctggaagagacgaggctctctgttagccgcacaaatatccggcctctacgagtatccactcaggattagcCTGAAACAACCctctataatttaaattttgatttttcaaaattcagcccattgaatttgaacgaagcttggatcgcgatcaacacttgatctttcttcttgatcttctttttttcctcttctctagagtttttccttgctatgtgctactaccagatgctaAAAATCAGCAAGGAAGAGACATCCAAACTCCTCTGGGCGTGGAACTTcttgggatgcatgtcccaaggaaggggtgtatagaacacccaagagaagagaaagggaaaggAAGAGAGTGCGTGGGGAGAGCATTTGGATATGAGGGGctactggttttgatgctctagggaccttaggggaggtctctttaaataggcataaggattgaatcctattcaatctcataatataagtcctacttgcattaggatttctattaacttaagttatccaatttacattaggaagcctattaggcgccaattattggagcccttgcactcataattagaTATCCTCTTTTACACCCAAAAGACATtccatatgaaaaccaaaggccctctaattaatggacatgtccaaattgatcaaatcaaaatggcgccccataatatctatcaagaagattcataagggacttgcacccttgatttatatgatccataatcttagacaccgaATAATTAGagtttcatgaatcttattcatgtaggttattagcaagtaattaagttagaattatcttatcaaataagtaatcccaacggaaagaggaattgagtccaaccacgtgctagcaaggttaccatgaacccaatgggtttttctaaacccaattgatacttaataagctcaatttcttatttcagatctaatccttttgttgtgtggtcccataggttcaattctacttggtagtgaaatatacaatgatttctattattatatcattgaaacacttttcaatggatcggaataatttcactaacTCAGCAAAGATTGTCAATCtggagcaatcctagtgagctctcacaatctatcagtgacatctagtagtatatagtgacaacttagtaaaactgaaatgaacttttaggtgtagttaacgtgtgatttagtccctttatcgtgagtccaGACTAGATGGCCGGTCataaataaatcgtcaaacctcaacatcagtcatatgatagattgattagctcaagtccagttgtgacttctatgaaaactcttttccatcaatcacgctgctgtggctacagactcttggacttagcctctcaaatctcataggactactctctatcaaggtcgataaatcctatcttgatgcgcaccccacttctacagtggatcaactatcgtcaatatccactacaagggctcatttagacccatgtttatatgtcaattaaACTCCAGCAATCttactgcgagtagcagtaccatctcaagtcaaaggaccagtcacacaactataatatcgagacaatcactgacgattgaatagaaatccaagtgatctttcgtatggtcacactcagtgctagttgttctttaataACCATCCGCACTTGTCGTCCTGTGTGTCtatacagtagattagagatccatatatcccgaaggaagtgatttgtgcgtcagtctatccggatctatcatcgtcctcatgatgatcctatgatcaggagcatttaggaattaaatacatgtctctaattctcaacactttgagaatatgtattgaaactaattttatggacgattcaaggatgcatcacacttgaatgaaaaagaaattactttttattgatcatatcaatatattaagtataaaattatgtcttaaatttattacaatgtgtcagccatattggtttctaggacatatatttaacaatctcctacttcgactaaagtcaattgaccacaaatttgagtcttatcttctcaaggtggactttcattttcggttgctcaactgcttagtcagcgggtctgccacgttgtccgtggagtctactcttcgtacctcgacatGAGGTAGTTGCGTATATCGGTGCTCTGTATATTtaaatttctgatgagaccttggctccttagcaagggctatggtgtcattgtctttacagtactgtgtcatggtatgatatccagttctacaactaacattaaaatcagaattcgttctacacatctatagcacacttagcttccattgatcgattactcagaattcttctagtaaatcgaacaagaatacaccctcgaatcgcaactcagaatcacctctaaagatcaagaatagatccttagtccttcttaagtacttaaggatgttcttcacagctatccagtgctccttgtctggattcgactgatacctgcttgtgacactcacagcgaaggcaatatcaggttgagtacatagcatggtatacatgaggcttcctattgccgaagcacaaggaatcctactcatgcgctaaatctcctcagatgtagtcggacacatcgtcttggagagatgaatactatgcctaagaggtaaaatatctcttttagaatttttcatgctgaatctcttcagcaccttctttatgtacagcttttgtgacagactaAGCATctgtttagatctatccctatagacctttatttcgagaatataggatgcttctcctaggtcttttatggagaaatctttgaacaaccatcttttgatcatggtcagcatgggaatgtcattcccaataaagagaatatcatccacatacaatacgaggaaggtgactgcactcccactgactctcttgtatacacaaggttcttctttgtttttgatgaaatcaaacgatttgattgcctcatcaaaatgatggttccaactccgagaagctcgctttaatccgtatatggacctttacagcttgcagactctgtgatcaccatcaccagatgtgaacccataggctgctccatatagatatttttctcaagatatccattcaggaaggcagttttcacatctatctgtcagatttcataatcatagtaagttgcaatagcaagcaaagtacggatggatttcagcatggctatgggcgagaaagttttctgatagtcaatgtcctcacgttgattataatttttagccacaagcctagctttataggtctctaccttaccatcggcatctatctttcttttatagatccatttacatccaataggtacaatacctttaggtagatccactaaagtccagacttggttcgagtgcatcgagtcaatttctgacttcatagcatctaatcatttctcgaaatcgatgtcagacatcgcttcatcaaaggtattgggtcatcaccatgacctctatctcccataaggaatattttctttacttcctccataagcatacctatgtacctttcaggaggtcggaagaccctgctagatctacgaagtggcagaggaacatcaactactagctcctAGACTacgggttcttgaggatctatagctctagattCTTCAGAGATTTCTTCAagttccactaacctcccactgtcgcCATTCTGGATAAACTGTTTTTTAGGAACacggcatttcgactcacaatcacattgtgatcttgtgaaaagtagtagtatctcatggattcttttggatactgttggtgcaaaatttcgccgacaccggagaagctggagtcgaggtgaCCGCTggcgccgccgggacctgcaagggaagtctaaaccggagttgggggtgctctagcaagatcctccgatgctcaagtcagtactctgcctcaacagaaatggagcactcaaatagaattttagcagagtttcgatatagaattttgagcttagagaataacgtatctggggggtccctTTTATATACGGAGGAGCGTAAccgcttgacagcgacgtccgtaactgcctggtagtgggccgttcagggtcacgcggagtttgttgcggagagtagtggcgtcagtgggccgttcagagccacgtggagtttgttatggagagtggagtggtgtccgttgtcgtgacttgccagagagtggtgggaccacgtgaaatctgttacagagagtggagtggggtagtggccattgtcgtgacttgccatagAGTtcgggcctgtcggctgaagctcggctggaacgtctgatggagcggaatggctctctgtctctgcaagctgggagaagctcggatgtttccgaggttgttgatgggttaactgttgttgagtGCGTTGGTGCTACAGACGGAAGTCATCCGCTATAAAAAGCTCGGATAGGAACAACAGGCCAGAATTTGTATGATGTAGAACTCGTCTGAAGActtgtctgctggagaggtccggttgcacaaGGAATCCGGCTGAAAGTCGGCCGATAAAAGAGTCCGAAAGGCGTTGTTGGAGTCCGGTTGGCACTGTTTGAAGGTCGATGgtcggtcattgtagaaatccgactgctggagaccgtctgctgtagaagtttgtctggaacccatccactgtagaagttcggacggagtccagttcttgtaAAAGTCTGGAGGGAGACCGCTTGTTGTAGAAGCCTCTGcctacaatagaagttcggaagaaattcacTTACAATAGGGGCTCGGATGAAGGTAGGTTGTCGTGGAAGTTCGGATGAAGACCGgatactgtagaagttcggagtagactgcttgcggtagaagttcgtctgggatccggctctcgttggagctcgggtgaaattcggaaggcggtcgatcgtcgtagaaacttggatggagtctggctatTGCAGAAGTCCTGTTGTTGGGGAAGTTCGGACGTCGACGAAGCTCGAAAGGAGTTCGGAGCAAAATCGATcgtggctgggagaagtctggaagagattcggagagcagttgatcactgtagagaatcggctgaaagtgaagctcagagagcgtttggagcagtccgatagatgattggaggagctcatgattggagaagtccagatggcacgataggagttcgtctgctAGAGGAATCTGTAGGACACTGGGAAGGTCgaccgttggaggagtccggatggtatcaTGGAAGCTCGAACAGTCGGGGAGGTTCAGAAAGGCGTCCCACaaagtcggaagctggaagagccctaAGAGGGTCGGCCtcctacgaacttcggctggggttattttatatccaacaccagtcctcctactttcgagttcgagtttcgaatgaaggaagtacagagcaattttcacagccgaagttgcctcccccGATTTTCATATccggttgtttccagatattttggtgtttggcgcgctggtgccagaaccttttcaaatcaaggcgatccgaaaagattttttcggaattcccgctggagcattgctctaggtacggcgcaataatggtTCTGCCAGTTGCCacccgcttttagccgcctgccatggtgagtgggacacgtggcggttgtagatcggccagaggagatccgcaatcattgttGCACTGGACctcgtcgcttatttaaacccgcctctccCCTTTcagggtctcactttgcctggaaGTCTCTTCGATCCCTCCTTCCTGAGAATTCCGTTCTTCCTCAgcgtccttctcggccttaggcgttcttcgagtcgtccccatctctgcattcttcggaccaacctaggttagtcccagaactctccccctatatatttttttttgctattcctCTTTCGTTGTTTCTCCTTTATATTCTGCCTGTTCGGTTTTCCACGAGCGTTCCGTTTCTTATTTTTTCGGGATTTCTAGGATTTTtgcttgattcaaaatgtcccccaacacttcctcctctagcagcttTAGGAGTCCGTCCGTTCCATCCCCCCAAAAtctcagttctgtagatgaacctcgtccggTCTTTGTATCAGATACCATTCCCAGcactctgactccggaggaactctcactggttaggattcagtacggggttcctccggagtacgagctggagcttcttgGGCCGATtggccgggctagcgctcctcccccggctgcttctggttataccaagaagctttccgcaccgggcttcgacttccgcttccaccttttgttattgctttcTTTCGCTTCttgaacatttctttagtttctgtagcgtcgaactcttttagatttctgataggatttctttccctctgtagtttacttgaagttcggccaaccctttctttgtttaagaatttttataccttcaagcgtcatccctcggcaaaggactggtggtacttctcccctcagttcggtagaaagggattgctgaaaggtgctccctcttctatccacaactggaaggagaggtacttctacgtccgatgtccgaccttggagttggggttgcctccctggggctccctgagggattccgtccgccgggcttctAACCTGGGACAGGACGATCTTGAAGCCttcaataaactcgaggcttatccagctcctcttctctctaacctcctgaaggaacaactcttgttcaacgtcggcctaagccctctaaaccctgtcggtattgttatatatatatacatcatttttttttttgtcgttcgctgcttctttcttcttgttcttttgttaagctgcGTCGATCCtcattcattgcagatatggatgctgacgcggctcgaatgctagcccagggtctcaagacccacaaaaggaaaggcgcaaCATCCTCGGGggtggcgaagagggcaagggcagaagagaccggcccggccgtgcctgcccaggcggccgtTGCCATCGATGcttcctccgacgtcgagcccgcagtcccccgggcctcttcaaggagctctccggtcgaggttcccgctccagaggcccgaccgaggaggcaccaggggccaaacagagaaggagaaagaagacgttggcccgcaagagccgcggCAGCAGGGCGGCCAttgagggggccgatggctctgAAGAAgatctgggggagaatcccttcaccaatagggatctaataaaggaattggtcgacgggtgcatcctgcccgaggtcgtcagcaggatcgtccatgccgaccctgagcagcgggtctgggactctctggagtCCTTCGAGGTAGATCAATTCACTCCTTTCTGCCTCTTTACTTTACCTACCTTTCGGCTTTTATATTGATTccttggccgctcttgcagatgggacaccagctcatcgtcaacatcgaggcgatgaatgatgctaggaaggaggccgcccaagcggaggaaggtcgcctggccgaggccgcccgcctcgaggagaagattgctgaagttgcgagtctccaagaggcgctgcagaaggaggggcaggccttggcagacttgagggccactttggaggaggagagaaagaaagcagagaccgaggtctccgagttgaaggcgcagatcccgACTCTGGTCTTggaggcaatggtccgggcagtggaggaattcaaaacctcctccaagatgagggatctgaaggtcgagttcggccaggccgccttcatcaagggcttcgaactttgccaagagaaggtggtcggaaagtttctcgagctggacctcagctttctggatgaggcgtccgatggCGAGGCCGGGCCCTCTGAAGCTActgccggtcttcctccagcCGGGACTTCCTCGACTGCCGCGGCTGCCGCGACTGATCTTCCGGGggcgccgagctcctccacttctgccccagaggtccgaaacctctaattttatattcttttcttctcttttttttttttggcaattttttctcgttctcttgtacttaagaactatgtAATCAATGAAACGGATTCTCctttatagagagctcctttGCCTTACtctgccttctttttcttctcttttgttttctggcactaatttgtgttgtggtgctcttgtcctccaacgacagtgtcctgtcgaagctcttcccctaacACAGGGGATTCCCATGAAGTTGATGAtccgggacctcagaaggaaagttcgtcacttgacgaagaaatcaaagaagctggatgacgaacttcaccggctaaggaagagccattcggaagtcactgcggaggctacttgCTTTCGGGACGTCCACAAAAAGGGTTTAATGGACTACATCCGGAGGAAGGCTGATTtcatgacggagcttgaggaactccgaaaacgtgccagcgaccaatcttggactcaggcttccaaaatcagctcccttgaagtcgagctggcggctgcacgggagaagatcgatcagttggaagggagctcgtcctggctcgcaactcaggccgaccgcgatcaagactggtcgaagaagttttcCAATCTTCAAAAACAGTTGCAGGACACCGaggtgaactacaacgcctaccgagtcggcaggtgcgggcaagtagaggactaccgaaggaagctcaagacggtgaccgacgaagttgcctgcCTTCGGAGGCagctgtctgagagagtccagtccGCCTCTGCACAagactccgacgagctccgctccttgagggggaccatggaagaactgtctgtggcccttgggcagaaGAAGGCCGAACtgtagtggctgaagattcaactggcttACGAGCAGCAGTTGGTCAAGGAtgtcgaggcggagtccgaagttctgagaaagaggcttcgggagtctgagggcgagagtcggcggttccaccagatgtatcgggagatgctgttaaaaaagaaagaactggaagaagaagtcgaaaacttaaagcaatcctcgatgatggttggaatcgagagttcgaagtctgaagaagccgagcttccttagagcttctttactttttattctatgtattcttttcttttcttgtcatttttctttttgggccttcaaaggctttgtaatgtacacttcgctaatgaaatgaaaagaaaatttttcattatcttgtccatttttgtattaagttgtcgtttaccaaattgttttgtcttttgtcttgttcgatgtcgacgttgtttgaagattcctggtcgtcgccgtgttgattcgctctttttgttcatgatcgtaggccttttcgaggccatttgagtttgtcgCTCCCTCCCGGTGCTCGaacttgggggcccgaacttctcgttaccttgaggaagtcgatttttcctcggcctgtgttgagttccctcttagagactgggggtttttgataagagtctccttcctcgttgagacgagatcccttgtgtctttgatgtagtttgtttttcccttatcactggtgtagttcgtcgctttcccttttatcTCCCTTTCTTTTTTGTATTTGGACGAGGGTTTTTCCtttgctcttaacggggttgtagggatgtagaggagccgttgaggaggcttttctcctcatccggtcttgaacgatcaggtctttgtttgtgtcaggacgaggttctcctcctgttcccgacacagtcaatttcagctcatgctaggacgaggttttcctcctattcctaacagggctgtgggggcacgtaagggccgttgcaaagggtctctccccccatccggtctctaaataaccagactttcgaccttgctcatgttaggacgaggttctcctcctgatcCTAACAaaattgtgggggcacataagggccgttgtaagggcctctccctcctaTCCGGTCTTTANNNNNNNNNNNNNNNNNNNNNNNNNNNNNNNNNNNNNNNNNNNNNNNNNNNNNNNNNNNNNNNNNNNNNNNNNNNNNNNNNNNNNNNNNNNNNNNNNNNNCAAAAtctcagttctgtagatgaacctcgtccggTCTTTGTATCAGATACCATTCCCAGcactctgactccggaggaactctcactggttaggattcagtacggggttcctccggagtacgagctggagcttcttgGGCCGATtggccgggctagcgctcctccccctggctgcttctggttataccaagaagctttccgcaccgggcttcgacttccgcttccaccttttgttattgctttcTTTCGCTTCttgaacatttctttagtttctgtagcgtcgaactcttttagatttctgataggatttctttccctctgtagtttacttgaagttcggccaaccctttctttgtttaagaatttttataccttcaagcgtcatccctcggcaaaggactggtggtacttctcccctcagttcggtagaaagggattgctgaaaggtgctccctcttctatccacaactggaaggagaggtacttctacgtccgatgtccgaccttggagttggggttgcctccctggggctccctgagggattccgtccgccgggcttctAACCTGGGACAGGACGATCTTGAAGCCttcaataaactcgaggcttatccagctcctcttctctctaacctcctgaaggaacaactcttgttcaacgtcggcctaagccctctaaccctgtcggtattgttatatatatatacatcatttttttttttgtcgttcgctgcttctttcttcttgttcttttgttaagctgcGTCGATCCtcattcattgcagatatggatgctgacgcggctcgaatgctagcccagggtctcaagacccacaaaaggaaaggcgcaaCATCCTCGGGggtggcgaagagggcaagggcagaagagaccggcccggccgtgcctgcccaggcggccgtTGCCATCGATGcttcctccgacgtcgagcccgcagtccccgggcctcttcaaggagctctccggtcgaggttcccgctccagaggcccgacccgaggaggcaccaggggccaaacagagaaggagaaagaagacgttggcccgcaagagccgcggCAGCAGGGCGGCCAttgagggggccgatggctctgAAGAAgatctgggggagaatcccttcaccaatagggatctaataaaggaattggtcgacgggtgcatcctgcccgaggtcgtcagcaggatcgtccatgccgaccctgagcagcgggtctgggactctctggagtCCTTCGAGGTAGATCAATTCACTCCTTTCTGCCTCTTTACTTTACCTACCTTTCGGCTTTTATATTGATTccttggccgctcttgcagatgggacaccagctcatcgtcaacatcgaggcgatgaatgatgctaggaaggaggccgcccaagcggaggaaggtcgtctggccgaggccgcccgcctcgaggagaagattgctgaagttgcgagtctccaagaggcgctgcagaaggaggggcaggccttggcagacttgagggccactttggaggaggagagaaagaaagcagagaccgaggtctccgagttgaaggcgcagatcccgACTCTGGTCTTggaggcaatggtccgggcagtggaggaattcaaaacctcctccaagatgagggatctgaaggtcgagttcggccaggccgccttcat
The DNA window shown above is from Elaeis guineensis isolate ETL-2024a chromosome 8, EG11, whole genome shotgun sequence and carries:
- the LOC140859630 gene encoding uncharacterized protein, producing MGHQLIVNIEAMNDARKEAAQAEEGRLAEAARLEEKIAEVASLQEALQKEGQALADLRATLEEERKKAETEVSELKAQIPTLVLEAMVRAVEEFKTSSKMRDLKVEFGQAAFIKGFELCQEKVVGKFLELDLSFLDEASDGEAGPSEATAGLPPAGTSSTAAAAATDLPGAPSSSTSAPECPVEALPLTQGIPMKLMIRDLRRKVRHLTKKSKKLDDELHRLRKSHSEVTAEATCFRDVHKKGLMDYIRRKADFMTELEELRKRASDQSWTQASKISSLEVELAAAREKIDQLEGSSSWLATQADRDQDWSKKFSNLQKQLQDTEVNYNAYRVGRCGQVEDYRRKLKTVTDEVACLRRQLSERVQSASAQDSDELRSLRGTMEELSVALGQKKAEL